In Acidimicrobiales bacterium, a genomic segment contains:
- a CDS encoding PDZ domain-containing protein, with protein MLAGLVTAAVIGSAFITVPYYTIAPGNARATEPLIAVDEEHTFPADGEVLFTTVSVGHATLLESLRGWLDQDVDVVPEEQILGDQSPDQNRQVNLELMDTSKQVATVVALRELGYDVPAHGTGALVVQIDETLPAAGVLEPGDTIVGIDGEDVALSEDLVAGIQAHQPGDEVTLRVDPAGEGEERTERVTLAERAADEGGGPVLGVFAQTRDLRYDLPFSVDIDSGSVGGPSAGLAFTLGLLDVLTPGELTGGEVVAATGTIDGEGNVGPVGGVAQKTVTVRESGADVFLVPADEYEQAAARAGDDLRVVRVATLDDALQALADLGGNAMALGRPGQSGGT; from the coding sequence ATCGCCGTCGACGAGGAGCACACGTTCCCGGCCGACGGCGAGGTGCTGTTCACGACGGTGTCGGTCGGGCACGCGACCCTGCTCGAGTCGCTGCGGGGGTGGCTCGACCAAGACGTCGACGTCGTGCCCGAGGAGCAGATCCTCGGCGACCAGAGCCCCGACCAGAACCGCCAGGTCAACCTCGAGCTCATGGACACCTCGAAGCAGGTGGCGACCGTCGTCGCCCTCCGCGAGCTCGGCTACGACGTGCCGGCGCACGGCACCGGCGCGCTGGTCGTCCAGATCGACGAGACGCTGCCGGCCGCCGGCGTGCTGGAGCCGGGCGACACGATCGTGGGGATCGACGGCGAGGACGTGGCGCTCTCCGAGGACCTGGTGGCCGGCATCCAGGCCCACCAGCCCGGCGACGAGGTGACCCTGCGGGTCGACCCGGCCGGCGAGGGCGAGGAGCGCACCGAGCGCGTCACCTTGGCCGAGCGGGCCGCCGACGAGGGCGGCGGGCCCGTGCTCGGCGTGTTCGCGCAGACCCGCGACCTCCGCTACGACCTGCCGTTCTCGGTCGACATCGACTCCGGGTCGGTGGGCGGCCCTTCGGCCGGCCTGGCGTTCACGCTCGGGCTCCTCGACGTGCTGACGCCCGGCGAGCTGACCGGCGGCGAGGTCGTGGCCGCCACCGGGACGATCGACGGCGAGGGCAACGTCGGCCCCGTCGGCGGGGTGGCGCAGAAGACGGTGACGGTGCGGGAGTCGGGCGCCGACGTGTTCCTCGTGCCGGCCGACGAGTACGAGCAGGCCGCGGCGCGGGCGGGGGACGACCTCCGCGTCGTGCGGGTGGCTACGCTCGACGACGCCCTCCAGGCGCTCGCCGACCTCGGTGGGAACGCGATGGCGCTGGGGCGGCCGGGGCAGTCGGGAGGCACGTAG